A portion of the Rhodococcus pseudokoreensis genome contains these proteins:
- a CDS encoding SDR family NAD(P)-dependent oxidoreductase: MKFTGASAVVTGGASGLGESVVRSLASRGVQVVIADVQKDKGDTVAQESGSHFVSTDVTSEDQVIAAVERAREVGELRALVNCAGFGGSARIIGRDGTYDSAYSLERYTRIITTNLIGTFNCMRIAATVMSTNEPDENDERGAIVNTASVAAFDGQIGQVAYSASKAGIVGMTLPAARDLAPAGIRVNAIAPGLIDTPIYNKVADPVAFKEKLARDVVFPARLGRADEFAALTLHLLENTYMNGEVVRLDAAARLRYR, encoded by the coding sequence ATGAAGTTCACCGGTGCTTCAGCGGTGGTCACTGGCGGTGCATCCGGCCTGGGAGAAAGTGTTGTGCGCTCCCTGGCGAGCCGCGGGGTCCAGGTCGTGATTGCCGATGTCCAGAAGGACAAGGGCGACACGGTCGCACAGGAGTCCGGCTCGCATTTCGTGAGCACGGACGTCACAAGCGAGGACCAGGTCATCGCTGCGGTCGAGCGGGCCCGCGAGGTCGGAGAACTGCGGGCGCTCGTCAACTGCGCCGGGTTCGGTGGGTCCGCCCGGATCATCGGCCGCGACGGCACTTACGACAGCGCGTACTCACTCGAGCGCTACACACGCATCATCACCACCAACCTGATCGGCACATTCAACTGCATGCGCATTGCCGCAACTGTCATGTCGACCAACGAGCCGGACGAGAACGACGAGCGCGGCGCAATCGTCAATACCGCGTCGGTCGCGGCGTTCGACGGCCAGATCGGCCAGGTGGCCTACTCTGCCTCCAAAGCCGGGATCGTGGGGATGACCCTTCCTGCTGCGCGTGACCTCGCACCCGCCGGCATCCGGGTCAACGCCATCGCCCCCGGTCTCATCGACACCCCGATCTACAACAAGGTCGCCGACCCGGTGGCCTTCAAGGAGAAGTTGGCGCGAGACGTCGTCTTTCCTGCCCGACTCGGGCGGGCCGACGAGTTTGCGGCGCTGACCCTGCACCTGCTCGA
- a CDS encoding nuclear transport factor 2 family protein, with product MEVRESQRETARTYFRCLANRDGEGLASLFTDDGVIDDGSGRHTEGHAGLRAFGDSRPAGIDFGEPERWLQGNDRRLAAYGRISVPGYSKYENAMSSDDTVRLRWIFHFRGDLIEHAGVSSVRLLPDEIEERDRQTGK from the coding sequence GTGGAGGTTCGGGAGAGCCAGCGGGAGACCGCACGGACGTATTTCCGGTGTCTGGCGAATCGCGATGGTGAGGGTCTTGCATCGCTGTTCACCGACGACGGCGTGATCGACGACGGCAGCGGCCGACACACCGAGGGGCATGCGGGCCTGCGTGCGTTCGGCGACTCGCGGCCTGCGGGCATCGACTTCGGCGAGCCGGAGCGATGGCTGCAGGGCAACGACCGCCGTCTCGCAGCGTATGGGCGGATCTCGGTGCCGGGATACTCGAAGTACGAGAACGCGATGTCTTCGGACGACACGGTTCGGCTGCGGTGGATCTTCCACTTCCGCGGCGACCTGATCGAGCATGCAGGGGTCAGTTCGGTTCGGCTACTGCCGGACGAGATCGAGGAGCGGGACAGGCAAACGGGGAAATAG
- a CDS encoding acyl-CoA dehydrogenase family protein — translation MIFEFSSEQEDFRAALRRFLSAKSGPAEARRLIGDPSGYDSGVWAQMAGELGLHGLHIPEEFGGAGCGWVELLVASEEMGRSLLSAPFFATVALGATALMESGDETAQRTHLPSIADGSTVVTLALAEPTGSWVPGDVRASAVESGGEWRLHGEKCFVVDGMAADLILVAARTRRGVSLFACDGAAPGLVRKPQEALDSTRRLAGVMLSDTPAVLVGEEGAAEPVLQRVLDLAAVALAAEQVGGAQQCLDMSVEYAKVRHQFGRAIGSFQAIKHMCADALLEVESARSAAYRAAWDAATGADEFPAHASMAKALCSDAFVATAAMTIQVHGGVGFTWEHDAHLYFKRAKSSEFFLGSPARHRERFLSLIGLPSELAAPVDQPHQASRVA, via the coding sequence GTGATCTTCGAATTCAGTAGTGAGCAAGAGGACTTCCGGGCAGCGCTTCGGCGCTTTCTCTCCGCGAAGTCTGGACCCGCCGAGGCTCGGCGCCTGATCGGTGATCCCTCGGGTTACGACTCGGGTGTCTGGGCGCAGATGGCCGGGGAGCTCGGTCTCCATGGGTTGCATATCCCCGAGGAATTCGGGGGCGCCGGATGTGGGTGGGTCGAACTGCTGGTCGCGTCCGAAGAGATGGGTCGGTCGTTGCTGTCCGCCCCCTTCTTCGCGACTGTCGCGCTCGGTGCCACCGCGCTGATGGAATCCGGTGACGAGACTGCGCAGCGCACGCATCTGCCGTCGATTGCCGACGGCAGCACGGTGGTGACGCTCGCGCTGGCCGAGCCCACGGGCTCATGGGTACCGGGTGATGTGCGTGCGTCGGCTGTGGAGAGTGGCGGCGAATGGCGGCTTCATGGTGAAAAGTGCTTCGTGGTCGACGGCATGGCCGCGGACCTGATTCTCGTAGCGGCGCGTACCCGGCGGGGGGTGTCACTCTTCGCCTGTGATGGTGCAGCGCCGGGGCTGGTCCGCAAACCTCAGGAGGCGCTGGACTCAACCCGTCGCCTCGCCGGCGTGATGCTCAGTGACACCCCGGCCGTCCTCGTGGGTGAGGAGGGAGCGGCCGAGCCGGTGCTGCAGCGGGTCCTCGACCTGGCGGCCGTCGCATTGGCAGCGGAGCAGGTCGGTGGCGCGCAGCAGTGTCTGGACATGAGCGTCGAGTACGCCAAGGTGCGGCACCAATTCGGGCGTGCGATCGGGTCGTTCCAGGCGATCAAGCACATGTGTGCGGATGCGCTCCTGGAGGTCGAATCGGCGCGGTCGGCCGCTTATCGTGCGGCGTGGGATGCGGCTACTGGTGCCGACGAGTTCCCCGCACACGCAAGCATGGCCAAAGCGTTGTGCTCGGACGCGTTCGTCGCCACCGCTGCAATGACTATCCAGGTCCACGGCGGTGTTGGCTTCACCTGGGAACACGACGCGCATCTCTACTTCAAGCGGGCAAAGTCGAGTGAGTTCTTCCTGGGATCTCCAGCGCGGCACCGGGAGAGATTCTTGAGCCTCATCGGTCTTCCGAGTGAGCTCGCCGCGCCAGTGGATCAACCACACCAGGCAAGCCGGGTCGCCTGA
- a CDS encoding molybdopterin-containing oxidoreductase family protein — translation MLRNVSDRAEHDTSSDVLREPQHQASTGRTRSRAEPQATTVPTFCRICPGMCGLLVTIEDGAAVGSMGDRDHAATEGYCCRKGRNIHKLHTKPDRFLQSQRGNRRGGFVPIETATAIDEIGERLSEIREKHGPDSIGLFLGTQAYQATPTIPVVKAWLRAIGTRKYFRTVSIDQSAKVIATGRLGAWAAGNQRFDESDVWLFAGTNPIVSMQGGPASFPIHRGRRALREARDRGMYIIVADPRLTETAREADLHLPLRPGTDSLLAAAILHVILEERLHDGEFCRNHVTGLANLERALAHVTPGSVAADTGIAADDIVLAARRFATATRGMTTTGTGPDMSVWSNLNEHLWQLLNVICGRFPRAGEFHAEYGVLTSSQSHRAEVAPPGRPWESGYRSRLGYGLLAGDLPTASLPREITEPGPDRIRALVVVGGNPLAALPGPASVRTAFQQLDLLVALEPFPTETAELADYVLAPRMILERPDVTKMFDQWYDKPFGQYTPAVLEGPEETVEDWQYLARIAGAMGLPLTIGSFEVSNSQGAVTTEQLLDHLSRKGQADLQELRRRPHGHVFDNAARPIIAPAGDSAGRFDLLPDDVAGELRAALRRERITLSTADRRPDEALLTVRRTQGVMNSLGRDVLTMTRTPYNPCHVNPTQLEAIEATAGDLLLLETQHGRVIAVAEADDTVQPGTVSLAHCFRGPRDDADPRHSGANPGALISLHEVTETINAMPRLSGVPVRLAKYRVD, via the coding sequence ATGCTGCGGAATGTGAGCGACAGAGCGGAACACGACACCAGCTCGGACGTCCTTCGAGAGCCACAGCACCAGGCTTCAACAGGACGCACTCGAAGCCGGGCGGAGCCACAGGCGACCACGGTTCCCACGTTCTGCAGAATCTGCCCTGGCATGTGCGGCCTACTCGTCACGATCGAGGACGGGGCCGCCGTGGGCTCGATGGGCGACCGGGACCATGCCGCGACCGAGGGGTACTGCTGCCGCAAAGGGCGCAACATCCATAAGCTGCACACCAAACCGGACCGCTTCCTCCAGTCGCAGCGCGGCAACCGTCGAGGAGGCTTCGTCCCGATCGAGACCGCGACTGCGATCGATGAAATCGGTGAGCGCCTGAGCGAGATTCGCGAAAAGCACGGACCCGACTCCATCGGCCTCTTCCTGGGTACTCAGGCATACCAGGCCACCCCGACTATCCCCGTGGTCAAGGCATGGCTGCGCGCCATCGGCACGCGAAAGTACTTTCGGACGGTCTCGATAGACCAATCCGCCAAGGTCATTGCGACGGGTCGTCTAGGAGCTTGGGCGGCGGGAAACCAACGCTTCGACGAGTCGGACGTGTGGCTGTTCGCCGGCACCAACCCGATCGTGTCGATGCAGGGCGGCCCCGCCAGCTTCCCGATTCACCGCGGACGACGGGCCCTCCGCGAAGCCCGCGACCGCGGCATGTACATCATCGTCGCAGATCCCCGATTGACCGAGACCGCTCGCGAGGCAGACCTGCACCTGCCGCTACGTCCCGGCACCGACTCCCTGCTCGCCGCGGCGATCTTGCACGTCATCCTGGAGGAGAGGCTGCACGACGGGGAGTTCTGCCGCAACCACGTCACCGGCCTGGCGAACCTCGAGCGAGCACTCGCGCACGTCACTCCGGGCTCTGTCGCAGCAGACACCGGGATCGCCGCCGATGACATCGTGCTGGCAGCCCGCCGCTTCGCGACGGCCACCCGTGGCATGACCACGACCGGCACGGGCCCCGACATGAGTGTGTGGTCCAACCTCAACGAACACCTTTGGCAGCTACTCAACGTGATCTGCGGCCGTTTCCCCCGCGCAGGAGAGTTCCATGCCGAATACGGCGTACTCACCTCGAGTCAGTCCCACCGTGCCGAGGTCGCGCCTCCCGGTCGGCCGTGGGAATCGGGCTACCGCAGCCGACTGGGCTACGGCCTGCTCGCGGGCGACCTCCCCACCGCATCACTGCCTCGCGAAATCACCGAACCCGGGCCCGACCGGATCCGAGCGCTGGTCGTGGTGGGCGGCAACCCCCTCGCGGCCCTTCCAGGACCGGCCTCGGTCCGAACGGCATTCCAGCAGCTCGACCTCCTCGTCGCGCTGGAGCCATTCCCGACCGAAACCGCGGAGCTGGCGGACTACGTGCTCGCCCCACGAATGATCCTCGAGCGGCCGGACGTCACCAAGATGTTCGACCAGTGGTACGACAAGCCGTTCGGGCAATACACACCCGCAGTGCTCGAGGGCCCAGAGGAGACGGTGGAGGACTGGCAGTACCTCGCGAGAATCGCGGGTGCCATGGGGCTTCCGTTGACCATCGGGTCGTTCGAGGTCAGTAACAGCCAGGGCGCCGTCACTACCGAGCAGCTTCTGGACCATCTGTCCCGCAAGGGGCAGGCGGACCTGCAGGAGTTGAGGCGGCGGCCGCACGGGCACGTGTTCGACAACGCCGCACGCCCGATAATCGCGCCGGCTGGCGACTCTGCGGGACGCTTCGACTTGCTCCCGGACGACGTCGCCGGCGAGCTCCGCGCTGCGCTCCGCCGGGAGCGGATCACACTTTCGACCGCGGATCGCCGTCCGGACGAGGCCTTGCTCACCGTCCGGCGGACGCAGGGAGTCATGAACAGCCTCGGCCGGGACGTCCTCACCATGACGCGCACGCCCTACAACCCCTGTCACGTCAATCCGACGCAGCTGGAGGCGATCGAAGCAACGGCAGGTGACCTACTCCTGCTCGAGACACAGCACGGTCGAGTGATCGCTGTGGCCGAAGCGGACGACACGGTTCAGCCCGGCACGGTGTCATTAGCGCACTGCTTCCGTGGGCCGCGGGACGACGCCGATCCGCGGCACAGCGGCGCGAACCCCGGGGCATTGATTTCATTGCACGAGGTCACGGAGACGATCAACGCCATGCCCCGGCTCAGCGGAGTCCCGGTCCGCCTTGCGAAGTATCGCGTCGACTGA
- a CDS encoding NADPH:quinone oxidoreductase family protein: MTPSHDQARGTMRAWVMQEPGEPVEAMRIDEIPIPEPGPGQVLIRVAAIGISYGDLLLSRGEYQDGAVFPFTPGQEVVGEVVAAHRNTTTPVGTRVIALRSGGLAEFCVADEAGVFPAGETLTDADAAGFPIAFHTAWFALHRRAMVQPGETVVVHAAAGGIGSACVQLGVAAGARVIAVAGGETKVALCRKLGAHVVVDRLVEDFGEIVRLETDGRGADVIIDPVNGDVFDQSRRVIASEGRLVVAGFVANRIAEMRTNHVLLKNYSVTGVNLSYYYDNSSAIELVRAAHAELLELHRRGAIVSLVQREIPFEEAAQAISDIRTTSTWGRTIVRPPTPRP, translated from the coding sequence ATGACACCTTCCCACGACCAAGCCCGAGGCACCATGCGCGCTTGGGTCATGCAGGAACCGGGCGAACCGGTCGAGGCGATGCGGATCGACGAGATACCCATTCCTGAACCCGGGCCCGGGCAAGTACTGATCAGGGTGGCGGCTATCGGAATCAGCTATGGCGACCTGCTCTTGAGCCGCGGGGAGTACCAGGACGGCGCCGTGTTTCCCTTCACGCCGGGACAGGAGGTGGTTGGCGAAGTCGTGGCGGCTCATCGCAATACGACCACCCCGGTCGGCACGCGGGTCATCGCCTTGCGGAGCGGCGGGCTCGCAGAGTTCTGCGTAGCCGACGAAGCCGGGGTCTTCCCCGCCGGAGAAACCCTGACCGACGCCGATGCCGCGGGATTCCCCATTGCCTTCCACACCGCCTGGTTCGCCCTGCATCGCCGCGCCATGGTCCAACCCGGAGAGACGGTTGTCGTGCATGCCGCTGCAGGCGGAATAGGCTCGGCCTGTGTCCAACTCGGCGTCGCGGCAGGGGCGCGGGTAATCGCGGTCGCAGGCGGTGAGACCAAGGTTGCGCTGTGCCGCAAGCTCGGAGCGCATGTCGTGGTCGACCGTCTGGTCGAGGACTTCGGCGAAATCGTCCGACTGGAGACGGACGGGCGCGGCGCCGATGTCATCATCGACCCGGTGAATGGTGACGTCTTCGACCAGTCGCGGCGAGTGATCGCTTCGGAGGGGCGGCTCGTCGTCGCCGGCTTCGTGGCCAACCGCATCGCCGAGATGCGGACCAACCATGTGCTGCTCAAGAACTACTCGGTTACCGGCGTGAATCTGTCGTACTACTACGACAACAGCAGCGCAATCGAGCTTGTCCGGGCGGCACACGCCGAGCTCCTCGAACTCCATCGGCGGGGCGCCATCGTGTCGCTGGTTCAGCGGGAAATTCCTTTCGAGGAAGCCGCCCAAGCGATTTCCGACATCCGGACGACCTCCACGTGGGGACGTACGATTGTGCGGCCCCCCACCCCGCGCCCGTAA
- a CDS encoding nuclear transport factor 2 family protein yields MPRSEYDAQELANKEIVERFLQAMTQGDVNGLDACMSEDSSYWIGAVDLPGTLPGSDFARRLQRFFALSADGKIDIKAVAFTIDGDRLAVEAESTAALKNGDVYRNVYHFVFVCRDGKIVELREYLDIKATDILFNDRARSGTP; encoded by the coding sequence ATGCCGAGAAGTGAGTACGACGCGCAAGAGCTGGCCAACAAGGAGATCGTCGAGCGGTTCCTGCAGGCGATGACCCAGGGCGATGTCAACGGGCTCGACGCGTGCATGAGCGAGGACAGCAGCTACTGGATCGGTGCGGTCGACCTGCCGGGCACACTGCCTGGAAGCGACTTTGCTCGGAGGTTGCAAAGATTCTTCGCGCTCTCGGCCGACGGGAAGATCGACATCAAGGCGGTCGCGTTCACGATTGACGGCGATCGCCTCGCCGTCGAGGCCGAGAGCACAGCCGCACTGAAGAACGGCGACGTCTACCGAAACGTCTACCACTTTGTGTTCGTGTGTCGGGACGGCAAGATCGTCGAACTCCGCGAGTACCTGGACATCAAGGCCACCGACATCTTGTTCAACGACCGGGCACGATCCGGGACGCCGTAA
- a CDS encoding TetR/AcrR family transcriptional regulator — MYGGSPMKASPRDQSARRPSPGEPDGGEATPPRTRGGWVPTGTAASRRNAHEERGTHRGKNTRSAILAAARALFEERGYVDVSIEDIVTRLGVSRGTFYTYFSTKSDVFRELSSQVRVEIDSAVSTRAEDANVGAIGALTNSNRRYVEVYRAHARMYGLIEQVATMDPEVHRQRLESRRANVERVAATIARWQRRGLADTSIDATTTASVLVSLTSNSCYWWFVGGDVAGRPDDPVAAITDIWVRATGLRDE; from the coding sequence ATGTATGGAGGGTCACCGATGAAAGCCAGTCCTCGAGACCAGTCGGCTCGCCGGCCGAGCCCCGGGGAACCGGACGGCGGCGAGGCGACGCCGCCCCGTACCCGCGGAGGATGGGTTCCGACCGGCACTGCAGCCAGTCGTCGAAATGCGCACGAGGAGCGCGGCACTCATCGCGGCAAGAACACAAGATCTGCGATCCTCGCGGCTGCTCGGGCTCTCTTCGAGGAGCGTGGCTACGTGGACGTCAGCATCGAGGACATCGTTACCCGCCTCGGTGTGTCCCGCGGGACCTTCTACACGTACTTCTCGACGAAGAGTGATGTGTTCCGCGAGCTCTCCTCGCAGGTGCGTGTCGAAATCGACAGCGCAGTCTCGACTCGTGCGGAGGACGCGAACGTTGGCGCCATAGGAGCGTTGACGAACTCGAACCGCCGGTACGTGGAGGTGTATCGGGCCCATGCTCGGATGTACGGATTGATCGAGCAGGTCGCCACGATGGATCCCGAGGTGCATCGGCAGCGCTTGGAGAGCCGGCGGGCAAATGTCGAGCGCGTGGCTGCCACTATCGCTCGGTGGCAGCGTCGCGGCCTTGCCGACACCTCGATCGATGCGACCACGACGGCCTCGGTGCTCGTGTCGCTGACATCCAACTCGTGTTACTGGTGGTTTGTCGGCGGAGACGTAGCGGGGCGTCCGGATGATCCTGTTGCCGCCATTACCGATATCTGGGTCCGGGCGACGGGGCTTCGGGACGAGTAA
- a CDS encoding acyl-CoA dehydrogenase family protein has product MNGERKAGTGADEQQGSDAGALRAEVRSWLAQNWDPDMALIDWRRLLIDEGWGVPSYPREWLGRGLPRWADAVVAEEIEAAGAVGNPLGVGAGLAAPTILAHGSDDLRTRFLRPILTGEQTWCQLFSEPGAGSDLAGLVTGAHLDGDEWVVSGQKVWNTSADHADFGLLLARTDTSVPKHQGLTYFVLPMRQPGVEVRPLRQMNGHSSFNEVFLSEARIPVDHVVGEVGGGWSVASTTLQYERRFGAMRQHDFAGRSGKAIDEARREAKRHAETYKWYPQRAGRVDLVLELARSLGQDQDPILRQEIAKLLSLHRASAWTAERARIALKRGARPSAEGSLGKLANSQIARQAASVHSLIAGTHSMLTGPESLMGGVIAEVLVSTPAQSIAGGTDQIQRNIVGEKMLGLPKEPSVETGRAFRDVRRSG; this is encoded by the coding sequence GTGAACGGAGAACGCAAAGCTGGTACGGGCGCAGACGAACAACAGGGCTCCGATGCGGGCGCACTGAGGGCGGAAGTCCGCAGCTGGCTTGCGCAGAATTGGGACCCGGACATGGCGTTGATCGACTGGCGACGACTGCTGATCGACGAGGGCTGGGGCGTTCCGTCGTATCCGCGTGAATGGCTCGGTCGCGGTCTACCCCGGTGGGCCGACGCGGTCGTCGCCGAGGAGATCGAGGCGGCTGGGGCCGTGGGCAACCCTCTCGGGGTCGGAGCCGGTCTTGCCGCCCCCACCATCCTCGCCCACGGCTCGGACGATCTGCGCACACGATTCCTCCGCCCCATCCTCACTGGCGAGCAGACGTGGTGTCAGCTGTTCAGTGAGCCAGGGGCGGGATCCGATCTCGCCGGCCTGGTCACCGGGGCTCACCTGGACGGCGACGAATGGGTGGTCTCCGGGCAGAAGGTGTGGAATACGAGCGCTGATCACGCGGACTTCGGGCTACTGCTGGCGCGCACTGATACCTCGGTGCCAAAGCACCAAGGCCTCACCTACTTCGTACTCCCGATGCGGCAGCCCGGTGTCGAGGTACGTCCCCTGCGTCAGATGAACGGACACAGCTCGTTCAACGAGGTCTTCCTCTCCGAGGCGAGAATCCCGGTCGACCATGTTGTCGGCGAGGTGGGCGGGGGCTGGTCGGTTGCATCCACGACGCTGCAGTACGAGCGTCGATTCGGCGCCATGCGCCAGCACGACTTCGCCGGCCGCTCCGGGAAGGCCATTGATGAGGCGAGGCGCGAAGCCAAGCGGCACGCCGAGACCTACAAGTGGTACCCGCAGCGAGCTGGCCGTGTCGACCTCGTGTTGGAACTCGCACGCAGCTTGGGCCAGGACCAGGACCCGATCCTCCGACAGGAGATTGCCAAACTGCTGTCCCTGCACCGGGCAAGCGCCTGGACCGCCGAGCGGGCGCGGATTGCGCTGAAGCGGGGGGCGCGACCGAGTGCAGAAGGATCGCTGGGCAAGCTGGCCAACAGCCAGATCGCTAGGCAGGCGGCCTCGGTGCACTCTCTCATCGCGGGCACCCACTCGATGTTGACCGGTCCCGAAAGCCTCATGGGGGGTGTGATCGCGGAGGTGCTGGTGTCGACGCCCGCGCAGTCGATCGCAGGCGGAACCGACCAGATCCAACGCAACATCGTGGGCGAGAAGATGCTGGGTCTTCCCAAAGAGCCGTCCGTCGAGACGGGACGCGCATTCCGCGACGTCCGCAGAAGCGGCTAG
- a CDS encoding WhiB family transcriptional regulator, with product MTDLEWQQFARCKNIGADTFYPPDNEEMGTRLRRERAAKQICGPCVVRMQCRMHALLAAERYGVWGGLTESERRRVKRPYRFEPDLAATTVGATEGSGR from the coding sequence GTGACAGACCTCGAATGGCAGCAGTTCGCACGCTGCAAGAACATAGGAGCCGACACCTTCTACCCGCCCGACAACGAGGAAATGGGCACCCGGCTACGCCGGGAGCGTGCCGCGAAACAAATCTGCGGCCCCTGCGTCGTAAGGATGCAATGCCGAATGCACGCCCTGTTGGCCGCCGAGCGATACGGCGTATGGGGAGGGCTCACCGAATCGGAGCGTCGCCGCGTCAAGCGGCCCTACCGGTTCGAACCGGATCTGGCAGCCACGACCGTGGGAGCAACCGAGGGCTCGGGCAGGTAA